The proteins below come from a single Drosophila busckii strain San Diego stock center, stock number 13000-0081.31 chromosome X, ASM1175060v1, whole genome shotgun sequence genomic window:
- the LOC108605064 gene encoding LOW QUALITY PROTEIN: probable sulfite oxidase, mitochondrial (The sequence of the model RefSeq protein was modified relative to this genomic sequence to represent the inferred CDS: deleted 2 bases in 2 codons), whose translation MPIHNRLDDEAASRLWHITVRQDLPTYSLDDVQKHNAPEQGIWITFGLGVYDVTEFVPNHPGGDKIMMAAGSAIDSFWAIYQQHNTLEVLELLEGFRIGNLQKDAVAANVEEELGSPWAQEPKRNALLKPASERPFNAETPLALLGEHFYTPNELFYVRNHLPVPVIQAEQYELELDVEAGAAAGQPTRTLTLAELKALPKHSVTAAIMCGGNRRSEMTRVKPVKGLSWGPGAVGNAKWSGARLCDVLQAMGVQPNEDLHVLFEGADLDPTSHPYGASIPLSKALDPRGDVVLAYEMNEEPLNRDHGYPIRVIVPGSVGARNVKWLTRIIVADHESDSHWQQNDYKGFSPSTDWDTVDFKKAQAIQAMPVTSAICTPLPNERVKPDAEGFITVRGYAWSGGGRRIERVDLTSDGGKSWHVAQLEQETVPDGRHYGWSLWTARLPLSAEQRKQEGLEIWAKAVDSAYNVQPEAFEHIWNLRGVLANAYHKVPVKLS comes from the exons ATGCCCATCCACAATC GATTGGATGACGAAGCAGCATCTCGTCTGTGGCACATCACAGTGCGGCAAGATTTGCCCACATACAGCTTGGATGACGTGCAGAAGCATAATGCACCCGAGCAAGGTATTTGGATAACCTTTGGCTTGGGTGTCTACGATGTTACAGAATTCGTACCCAATCATCCTGGCGGCGATAAGATTATGATGGCTGCCGGCAGCGCTATCGATTCGTTTTGGGCCATCTACCAGCAGCACAATACGTTGGAGGTGCTGGAACTACTCGAGGGCTTTCGCATAGGCAATCTGCAAAAGGATGCGGTTGCTGCCAATGTGGAGGAAGAGCTCGGCTCACCGTGGGCACAAGAGCCAAAGCGCAATGCATTGCTGAAGCCCGCCAGTGAGCGTCCCTTCAATGCAGAGACGCCTTTAGCTTTGCTGGGCGAGCATTTCTATACGCCCAACGAGCTCTTCTATGTGCGCAATCATCTGCCCGTGCCTGTGATCCAGGCAGAGCAGtatgagctggagctggacgTGGAGGCGggcgcagctgctggccagccGACGCGCACTCTGACGCTGGCGGAGCTCAAGGCGCTGCCCAAGCATTCTGTAACTGCGGCCATTATGTGCGGCGGCAATCGTCGCTCCGAAATGACACGAGTGAAGCCAGTGAAGGGCTTATCCTGGGGCCCTGGCGCTGTAGGCAACGCCAAGTGGTCGGGTGCACGTTTGTGCGATGTGCTGCAAGCAATGGGCGTGCAACCGAATGAGGACTTGCATGTTTTATTCGAGGGCGCCGAC TTGGATCCCACATCGCATCCCTATGGCGCTTCGATACCGCTCTCCAAGGCCTTGGATCCACGTGGTGATGTGGTGCTGGCCTATGAAATGAACGAGGAGCCACTGAATCGAGATCATGGCTATCCCATACGTGTCATAGTGCCGGGCAGCGTGGGTGCACGCAATGTCAAGTGGCTGACACGCATTATAGTGGCGGATCATGAATCGGATTCGCATTGGCAGCAG AACGATTACAAGGGCTTCAGCCCCAGCACCGATTGGGATACGGTGGACTTTAAGAAGGCGCAGGCAATACAGGCCATGCCTGTGACCTCTGCCATATGCACCCCGCTGCCAAATGAGCGCGTTAAACCCGACGCTGAAGGATTTATAACAGTGCGCGGCTATGCCTGGAGCGGCGGAGGTCGTCGCATCGAACGTGTGGACTTGACCAGCGACGGTGGCAAGAGCTGGCATGTGGCGCAGCTGGAGCAAGAGACTGTGCCCGATGGTCGCCATTACGGCTGGTCGCTGTGGACTGCACGCTTGCCGCTTAGCGCGGAGCAGCGCAAGCAAGAGGGTCTGGAAATCTGGGCCAAGGCTGTGGACTCGGCCTACAATGTGCAGCCAGAGGCCTTCGAGCATATCTGGAATCTACGCGGAGTGCTGGCCAATGCCTATCACAAGGTTCCAgttaaattaagctaa
- the LOC108606185 gene encoding uncharacterized protein LOC108606185: MRFIFIYSLIIGLLLTEQLFGFSLQYRGNARHPTLTDHCYYEELGLSVPLNDFVYPVNQTDFCANVYCREDYVLMIKHCDRMQLAHGCYFTDNNYTLPYPQCCAQLVCENA; encoded by the exons AtgcgttttatatttatatacagtcTGATCATTGGTTTGCTGCTAACTGAACAGCTATTTGGCTTTAGCTTACAATATCGCGGCAATGCCAGGCACCCAA CGTTGACAGATCATTGCTACTATGAGGAGTTGGGCTTGAGTGTGCCCTTAAACGATTTTGTCTATCCCGTCAATCAAACAGACTTCTGTGCCAATGTTTATTGTCGTGAGGATTATGTGCTGATGATCAAACA CTGTGATCGCATGCAGCTGGCCCATGGCTGTTATTTTACAGATAACAATTATACACTACCTTATCCGCAGTGCTGTGCTCAGCTTGTCTGtgaaaatgcataa